In one window of Hymenobacter nivis DNA:
- the gatB gene encoding Asp-tRNA(Asn)/Glu-tRNA(Gln) amidotransferase subunit GatB codes for MDDALLAKYQPVIGLEVHAQLLTRSKMYSSDENEYGMAPNTNLSVITLGHPGTLPKVNRTAVDFAMKMGLATNCHIRRDNLFARKNYFYPDLPKGYQITQDKTPICYDGYLDVRVGEEVKRIGVTRIHMEEDAGKSIHLAGETETLVDLNRAGVPLIEIVSEPDIRTSEEAYAYLTEIKKLVEYLGICDGNMEEGSLRCDANISVMLHGAPEFGVKVEVKNMNSFRNVQRAIAYEIERQIALVEAGEEVASETRGFDAVTGTTNGQRSKETLNDYRYFPEPDLPPLIIDDAWLHRIQAELPALPQQLYARFTGELGLSDYDASVLIDQKEVAQYFDGLARLTPNAKAAANWVMGPVKSYLNERALAMEDFPLDPAQLAGIIELIDEDKINYSVASKQLFPYLLEHPTANATGAAEALGLLSKTDGDALGALVAQVLAANPAKVAEYRAGKKSLTGMFMGELMKLTGGKADPKQANQLLRAALEG; via the coding sequence ATGGACGACGCCCTGCTTGCCAAGTACCAACCCGTGATTGGGCTGGAAGTACACGCCCAGCTGCTCACGCGCAGCAAAATGTACTCGTCCGACGAGAACGAGTATGGCATGGCCCCCAACACCAACCTCTCGGTCATCACCCTTGGCCACCCCGGCACCCTGCCCAAGGTGAACCGTACGGCCGTGGACTTTGCCATGAAAATGGGCCTGGCCACTAACTGCCACATCCGACGCGACAATCTGTTTGCCCGCAAAAACTACTTTTACCCCGACCTGCCTAAGGGCTACCAGATTACGCAGGACAAAACCCCGATTTGCTACGACGGCTACCTCGACGTGCGGGTGGGCGAGGAAGTGAAGCGCATCGGCGTCACGCGCATCCACATGGAAGAGGACGCGGGCAAATCGATACACCTGGCCGGCGAAACCGAAACCCTGGTCGACCTGAACCGCGCCGGCGTGCCGCTGATTGAGATTGTGAGCGAACCCGACATCCGCACCAGCGAGGAAGCCTACGCCTACCTCACCGAAATTAAAAAGCTGGTGGAGTACCTCGGCATCTGCGACGGCAACATGGAGGAAGGCTCGCTGCGCTGCGACGCCAACATCTCGGTGATGCTGCACGGAGCCCCCGAGTTCGGTGTGAAGGTGGAAGTGAAGAACATGAACTCCTTCCGCAACGTGCAGCGCGCCATTGCCTATGAGATTGAGCGCCAGATTGCCCTCGTGGAGGCCGGCGAGGAAGTGGCCAGCGAAACCCGCGGCTTCGACGCCGTGACCGGCACCACCAACGGGCAGCGCAGCAAGGAGACGCTGAACGACTACCGCTACTTCCCCGAGCCCGACCTGCCGCCGCTCATCATCGACGACGCCTGGCTGCACCGCATCCAGGCCGAGCTGCCGGCGCTGCCGCAGCAGCTTTACGCCCGCTTCACCGGCGAGCTGGGGCTGAGCGACTACGACGCCTCGGTGCTGATTGACCAGAAGGAAGTGGCCCAGTACTTCGACGGCCTGGCCCGCCTCACGCCCAACGCCAAGGCCGCCGCCAACTGGGTGATGGGCCCCGTGAAGTCGTACCTCAACGAGCGGGCCCTGGCGATGGAAGACTTCCCGCTCGACCCCGCCCAGCTTGCTGGCATCATTGAACTGATTGACGAGGACAAGATCAATTACTCGGTGGCCAGCAAGCAGTTATTTCCGTACTTGCTGGAGCATCCCACGGCCAACGCCACTGGGGCAGCCGAGGCCCTGGGCCTGCTCAGCAAAACCGACGGCGACGCGCTGGGGGCCCTGGTGGCGCAGGTGCTGGCCGCCAACCCGGCCAAAGTGGCCGAGTACCGGGCCGGCAAAAAATCGCTCACCGGCATGTTCATGGGCGAGCTCATGAAGCTCACCGGTGGCAAGGCCGACCCCAAGCAGGCCAACCAGCTGCTGCGCGCCGCCCTAGAAGGCTGA
- a CDS encoding OmpA family protein has product MMRSFAPALLVVAALALPGCNQKEIAALQQQNSDLTRSRDQLQVEKSALASEKNRSEESLRGSLLNKNNQVNQLNSTLGTTEQDLAGKNARIAELQRILDEKDAATKALRQRVSDALLGFNAQDLQVNVKNGKVYVSLSEQLLFKSGSTKVDPKGQDALLKLANALKDNKDVNVLVEGHTDNVPIKGGLVNGAKDNWDLSVLRATEITRLLTSAGMDPGQVTPSGRGQYLPVVANDTPADKALNRRTDIILTPKLDELFSILNPN; this is encoded by the coding sequence ATGATGCGTTCCTTCGCCCCCGCCCTGCTCGTGGTTGCCGCGCTGGCCCTGCCCGGCTGTAACCAGAAAGAAATTGCGGCCCTGCAACAGCAAAATAGCGACCTGACCAGATCACGCGACCAACTTCAAGTCGAAAAATCGGCCCTCGCGTCCGAGAAAAACCGCAGCGAGGAAAGCCTGCGCGGTAGCCTGCTCAACAAAAACAACCAAGTGAACCAGCTCAACTCCACCCTGGGCACCACTGAGCAGGACCTGGCCGGCAAAAACGCCCGCATTGCGGAGTTGCAGCGCATCCTCGACGAGAAGGACGCCGCCACCAAGGCCCTGCGCCAGCGCGTGAGCGACGCCCTGCTCGGCTTCAACGCCCAGGACCTGCAAGTGAACGTGAAGAACGGCAAGGTGTATGTGTCGCTTTCCGAGCAGCTACTCTTCAAATCGGGCTCGACGAAAGTGGATCCCAAGGGCCAGGACGCGCTGCTCAAGCTTGCTAACGCCCTGAAAGACAATAAGGACGTGAACGTACTGGTGGAAGGCCACACCGACAATGTGCCCATCAAGGGCGGCTTGGTGAACGGTGCCAAAGATAACTGGGACCTGAGCGTGCTGCGGGCCACCGAAATCACGCGCCTGCTCACCTCCGCTGGCATGGACCCCGGCCAGGTAACGCCCTCGGGCCGTGGCCAGTACCTACCCGTCGTAGCCAACGACACGCCCGCCGACAAGGCTTTGAATCGCCGCACCGATATTATTCTGACGCCAAAACTAGACGAGCTATTTTCGATTTTGAACCCCAACTAA
- a CDS encoding M20/M25/M40 family metallo-hydrolase encodes MRYFSALLLAGLLAGGPAARAQIAPAGPKTDSLNIRRIFDEALLRGQCYENLRYLTGTIGGRLSGSPQAQLAVEWGQRTMEKAGFDKVYLQEVMVPHWVRGPKERGEIIGNKGKSVPVAVCALGNSVGTSGKLRAGVVEVHSLDELKKLPDAAVKGKFVFFNRPFDDALIEPGQAYGAAGDQRRSGPAEAGRRGAVGALVRSLTSARDDNPHTGTTQYAAGAPQVPGAALSTLAADRLSLLLKADPSLKFELEMGCQMLPDVKSYNVVGEIRGSKFPQEIITVGGHLDSWDLAQGAHDDGTGVTQSMEALRLLHAAGLKPERTVRAVLFMNEENGTRGGNEYARLAQANKETHLAAIESDGGGFTPRGFAMQGSSEVQRKIAAWAPLLRPYHAADIMPGHAGTDIEPLEAAVHPKALIGYDCDSQRYFDIHHTTADTFDKVNRRELELGAGSMAALIYLLAKYSL; translated from the coding sequence ATGCGCTATTTTTCTGCTTTGCTCCTGGCCGGCCTGCTGGCTGGTGGCCCCGCCGCCCGTGCCCAAATCGCGCCCGCGGGGCCCAAAACCGACTCGCTCAATATCCGCCGCATCTTTGACGAGGCCCTGCTGCGCGGGCAGTGCTACGAGAATTTGCGCTACCTCACCGGCACCATTGGCGGGCGGCTTTCGGGCTCGCCCCAGGCCCAACTGGCCGTGGAGTGGGGCCAGCGCACGATGGAAAAAGCGGGCTTCGACAAGGTGTACTTGCAGGAAGTGATGGTGCCGCACTGGGTGCGGGGCCCCAAGGAGCGTGGCGAAATCATTGGCAACAAGGGCAAGAGCGTGCCCGTGGCCGTGTGCGCGCTGGGCAACTCGGTGGGCACCAGCGGCAAGCTGCGTGCCGGCGTGGTGGAGGTGCACAGTCTCGACGAGCTGAAAAAGCTGCCTGACGCCGCTGTAAAGGGCAAGTTCGTGTTCTTCAACCGGCCCTTCGATGATGCCCTCATTGAGCCGGGCCAGGCCTACGGCGCCGCCGGCGACCAGCGCCGCAGCGGCCCCGCCGAGGCCGGCCGCCGCGGCGCCGTGGGGGCCCTGGTGCGCTCCCTCACCAGCGCCCGCGACGACAACCCCCACACCGGCACTACGCAGTACGCAGCGGGGGCGCCGCAGGTGCCCGGCGCGGCCCTCAGCACCCTGGCTGCCGACCGCCTCAGCCTGTTGCTGAAGGCCGACCCAAGCCTGAAATTTGAGCTGGAAATGGGCTGCCAGATGCTGCCCGACGTAAAAAGCTACAACGTGGTGGGCGAAATCCGGGGCTCGAAATTCCCGCAGGAAATCATCACCGTCGGCGGCCATCTCGACTCGTGGGACCTCGCCCAGGGGGCCCACGACGACGGCACCGGCGTGACGCAGAGCATGGAGGCCCTGCGTCTGCTGCACGCCGCCGGCCTCAAGCCCGAGCGCACCGTACGCGCCGTGCTCTTCATGAACGAGGAAAATGGCACCCGCGGCGGCAACGAGTACGCCCGCCTGGCCCAGGCAAACAAGGAAACCCACTTGGCGGCCATTGAGAGCGACGGCGGCGGCTTCACGCCCCGCGGCTTTGCCATGCAGGGCAGCTCCGAGGTGCAGCGCAAAATCGCGGCCTGGGCCCCCCTGCTGCGCCCCTACCACGCCGCCGACATTATGCCCGGCCACGCGGGTACCGACATCGAGCCCCTCGAAGCCGCCGTGCACCCCAAAGCCCTTATCGGCTACGACTGCGACTCGCAGCGCTACTTCGACATCCACCACACTACCGCCGATACGTTCGACAAGGTGAACCGCCGCGAGCTGGAACTAGGAGCCGGCAGCATGGCCGCGCTGATTTATTTGCTAGCCAAGTATAGTTTGTAA
- a CDS encoding transposase: MDGAVNGDVFAACLDQVPRPALQPGDVVVCDNLSVHKVAGLDEIVQKYWACLLCLLPYSPDFNPIGLAFSKLKTWLRTAQARTRDLLEDAIRAAAGWITEQDAKN; this comes from the coding sequence GTGGACGGGGCCGTCAACGGGGACGTGTTTGCCGCTTGCCTCGACCAAGTGCCCCGCCCCGCGCTGCAGCCCGGCGACGTAGTGGTGTGCGATAACCTCTCGGTCCACAAAGTAGCGGGCTTAGACGAAATTGTTCAAAAATACTGGGCATGTCTGCTGTGCCTGCTGCCCTATTCTCCGGACTTCAACCCGATTGGGTTAGCCTTTAGTAAACTCAAAACCTGGTTGCGCACGGCCCAGGCGCGTACCCGCGACTTGCTCGAGGACGCCATCCGGGCCGCGGCCGGGTGGATAACCGAACAGGATGCCAAAAACTAG
- a CDS encoding lactonase family protein translates to MLKPGLFNRFIVAVAALAAGSGLLGCARTAPATGGAAELVYIGTNVASEQENTIYLYRLNPATGALVPVSAYKGGAQPTYLAMDANHRHLYAVSETGTFKGQDHSGGVSTLAVDGRTGALTMLGQQSSTGASPCYISLDNTGKNALVANYMGSAIGGNVAMLPVQPDGQLAAATATDQHQLPVGPHANQTMPHAHSLLPDPANRFAFSADLGTDKVYAYRLDAAQHSWQPLPAPAFAAKPGAGPRHLTFHPNGRYAYLVNELNSTVTALAYNATAGTFRELQTLTTLPAGFSGDNSGADVHVAPDGRFLYTSNRGRNSIAVFAIAADGQLAPVQDVDTQGKTPRNFALDPSGRLLLVANQNSNNVFTYRVDKQTGRLTPTGQHIDVPSPMFVEVVPDFTK, encoded by the coding sequence ATGTTAAAACCTGGTTTATTTAATCGTTTTATCGTGGCAGTGGCCGCGCTGGCCGCCGGCTCCGGCCTACTAGGCTGCGCCCGCACGGCCCCCGCCACCGGCGGCGCGGCCGAGCTGGTGTACATCGGCACCAACGTGGCGTCGGAGCAGGAAAACACCATCTACCTCTACCGCCTCAATCCCGCCACGGGGGCCCTGGTGCCGGTGAGCGCATACAAAGGCGGCGCCCAGCCCACTTACCTGGCGATGGACGCCAACCACCGCCACCTTTACGCGGTGAGCGAAACGGGCACCTTCAAGGGCCAGGACCACAGCGGCGGGGTGAGCACGCTGGCCGTCGATGGCCGCACGGGGGCCCTCACCATGCTCGGCCAGCAGTCCTCCACGGGGGCGTCGCCCTGCTACATCAGCCTCGACAATACCGGTAAAAACGCTTTGGTAGCCAATTATATGGGCAGCGCCATAGGTGGCAACGTGGCCATGCTACCGGTGCAGCCCGACGGCCAGCTGGCCGCCGCCACCGCCACCGACCAGCACCAGCTGCCCGTGGGGCCCCACGCCAACCAGACCATGCCCCACGCCCACTCGCTGCTGCCCGACCCAGCCAACCGCTTCGCCTTTTCGGCCGACCTGGGCACCGACAAGGTGTATGCATATCGCCTCGACGCGGCGCAACACAGTTGGCAGCCCCTGCCCGCACCGGCATTCGCGGCGAAGCCCGGTGCGGGGCCCCGCCACCTCACCTTCCACCCCAACGGCCGCTACGCGTACCTGGTTAACGAGCTGAATTCTACGGTTACGGCCCTGGCGTACAATGCCACCGCGGGCACCTTCCGCGAGCTGCAAACGCTGACCACACTGCCGGCCGGCTTCAGCGGCGACAACTCCGGGGCCGACGTGCACGTGGCCCCCGACGGACGTTTTCTATACACCTCCAACCGGGGCCGTAATAGCATTGCCGTGTTCGCCATCGCCGCCGACGGCCAGCTCGCGCCCGTGCAGGACGTGGACACGCAGGGCAAAACACCCCGCAACTTCGCCCTCGACCCCAGCGGCCGGCTGCTGCTGGTGGCCAACCAGAACTCCAACAACGTCTTCACCTACCGCGTTGATAAACAAACCGGGCGGCTCACCCCCACTGGCCAGCACATCGACGTGCCCTCGCCTATGTTTGTGGAAGTCGTGCCGGATTTCACGAAGTAG
- a CDS encoding OmpA family protein, whose translation MKHLLSTTTLLGLGLLAAAPRSQAQSADKKFGISGYATTLQYMGDLGNTYFKAKGGTYGGGLTLSRYISKGFDINLSANQATLRFPSPTGASANNGTRFYANISTYGLGFKFKLPLKDEAAIRPYFLIQPGVARVNSDRYASPTAAANHIDFTSFDAAGAIGLDFRITPGFSLFAQAGEHMLVTGDDKLDGSASNATGFYYNHDRYLQFSAGLTANLGKSKDTDGDGVPDRKDKCPDTPAGVKVDANGCPVDTDGDGVADYQDKCPDVKGLAALQGCPDADGDGVADNDDKCPNTPAGVKVDATGCPLDADGDGVADYLDKCPNTPAGVKVDATGCPLDRDGDGVPDYQDKCPDRAGPASNKGCPEMKAETKKVLNEATKYINFDFNKSTLKPSSFPKLEQMVQIMNEYPDYSLSIAGHTDSKGDDNYNLRLSYERAAAARKYMLSKGIPAERIEARGYGETHPIADNKTAAGQAKNRRVDFDPYLTGETNAAEVKYGAAPTISELKAEGKKLPGKKTIGTGSPRSRKAPMKKAPAKKAPAKRK comes from the coding sequence ATGAAACACCTGTTATCTACAACGACTCTGCTGGGCCTGGGTCTGCTGGCCGCGGCCCCGCGCAGCCAAGCCCAGTCGGCCGATAAAAAGTTTGGCATCAGCGGGTACGCCACCACGCTCCAGTACATGGGCGACCTGGGTAATACCTATTTCAAGGCCAAGGGCGGCACTTACGGCGGCGGCCTCACCCTGAGCCGCTATATCAGCAAAGGCTTCGACATCAACCTGTCGGCCAACCAAGCCACGCTGCGCTTTCCGTCGCCCACGGGCGCATCCGCCAACAACGGCACCCGTTTCTACGCCAACATCAGCACCTACGGCCTGGGCTTCAAGTTCAAGCTACCCCTGAAAGACGAGGCCGCCATTCGGCCCTATTTCCTGATTCAGCCGGGCGTGGCCCGCGTCAACTCCGACCGCTACGCCTCGCCGACCGCGGCAGCTAACCACATTGATTTTACTTCCTTTGACGCCGCTGGCGCCATTGGATTGGACTTCCGCATCACGCCTGGTTTCAGCCTGTTTGCCCAGGCGGGCGAGCACATGCTTGTCACCGGCGACGACAAGCTCGACGGCTCGGCCAGCAACGCCACCGGCTTTTACTACAACCACGACCGCTACCTGCAATTCTCGGCCGGCCTGACCGCTAACCTGGGTAAGTCTAAGGATACCGACGGTGACGGCGTACCCGACCGCAAAGACAAGTGCCCCGACACGCCCGCTGGCGTGAAAGTGGATGCTAACGGCTGCCCGGTTGACACCGACGGCGACGGCGTGGCCGACTACCAGGACAAGTGCCCCGACGTGAAAGGCCTGGCTGCCCTGCAAGGCTGCCCGGATGCGGACGGTGACGGCGTGGCCGACAACGACGACAAGTGCCCCAATACCCCCGCCGGCGTGAAAGTGGACGCCACCGGCTGCCCGCTTGATGCCGACGGCGACGGCGTGGCCGACTACCTCGACAAGTGCCCCAATACGCCCGCTGGTGTGAAAGTGGACGCCACCGGCTGCCCGCTGGACCGCGACGGTGACGGCGTGCCCGACTACCAGGACAAGTGCCCCGACCGTGCCGGCCCCGCCAGCAACAAAGGCTGCCCCGAGATGAAGGCCGAAACCAAGAAGGTGCTCAACGAAGCCACGAAGTACATCAACTTCGACTTCAACAAGTCGACCCTGAAGCCTTCGTCGTTCCCCAAGCTGGAGCAGATGGTGCAAATCATGAACGAGTACCCCGACTACTCGCTCAGCATCGCCGGCCACACCGATAGCAAGGGCGACGACAACTACAACCTGCGCCTGAGCTACGAGCGCGCCGCCGCGGCCCGTAAGTACATGCTGAGCAAAGGCATCCCCGCCGAGCGCATCGAGGCCCGTGGCTACGGTGAGACCCACCCGATTGCTGACAACAAGACGGCCGCCGGCCAGGCTAAAAACCGCCGCGTGGACTTCGACCCCTACCTCACCGGCGAAACCAACGCCGCCGAAGTGAAATACGGCGCCGCCCCCACCATCAGCGAGCTGAAAGCCGAAGGCAAGAAGTTGCCGGGCAAGAAAACCATCGGCACCGGCTCGCCCCGCAGCCGCAAGGCGCCGATGAAAAAGGCTCCCGCTAAAAAGGCCCCTGCCAAGCGTAAGTAA
- a CDS encoding S8 family serine peptidase, whose amino-acid sequence MRCFLLVACLGALAGAPAARAQSAAPPARYWVALADKDGTAFDPQTYFSAPARARRARQHLPAFEESDRPVRADYVAHIRAAVDTVTLVSRWFNAVAVRATPAQAAALGALPGVRAVAAWPQQPARPAVAARRAGAPAGQKPADEPPYISPEDYLLARRQTAVLGAPAWQRAGLDGRGLRIALFDVGFRGVDRHPAFAALRARHGIVAAHDFLANRPDVYRGGSHGTEVLGCLAGRLPGGPSAALATGPALGLAPAADYLLARTERALRETLSEEEAWLAAAEWADREGADIINSSLAYTEQRYFPEEMNGRRSLVGRAAALAARKGMLVVCAAGNDGDTDWVRIGTPADADSVLAVGGLDPATGLHLAFSSVGPSADRRVKPDVSAFGIVLSATPGGRYERLEGTSFAAPLVAGFAACAWQQRRGLTAAQLYGQLREAGGLYPYFDYASGYGLPRAAFFLEKGPVSPVGPTFDFVPNDSLVAIVLRPAAATRPAQELPLVAELLDAPGPPPPGEPAPAPAPDFPPYLYWHLADRRGVLRRYEVRAVTQRLVLQVPRRLLRGGDALRVEFKGYTATYSE is encoded by the coding sequence GTGCGCTGTTTCCTACTTGTTGCTTGCCTGGGGGCCCTGGCCGGGGCCCCCGCCGCCCGGGCCCAATCGGCGGCGCCGCCCGCCCGCTACTGGGTGGCTTTGGCCGATAAAGACGGGACGGCCTTCGACCCCCAAACCTACTTCTCGGCCCCGGCCCGCGCCCGCCGCGCCCGCCAGCACCTGCCCGCCTTCGAGGAATCGGACCGGCCCGTGCGCGCCGACTACGTAGCCCACATCCGCGCCGCCGTGGATACCGTGACGCTCGTCAGCCGCTGGTTCAACGCCGTGGCTGTGCGCGCCACCCCCGCCCAGGCCGCCGCGCTGGGGGCCCTGCCGGGCGTGCGCGCCGTGGCCGCGTGGCCGCAGCAGCCGGCGCGGCCCGCCGTGGCAGCGCGGCGCGCAGGGGCCCCGGCGGGCCAAAAGCCGGCCGACGAACCGCCCTACATTTCGCCCGAAGACTACCTGCTGGCCCGCCGCCAAACCGCCGTGCTGGGGGCCCCTGCCTGGCAGCGCGCCGGCCTGGACGGCCGCGGACTGCGCATTGCGCTGTTTGATGTAGGATTTCGGGGCGTGGACCGGCACCCGGCGTTTGCGGCGCTGCGGGCGCGCCACGGCATCGTGGCCGCCCACGACTTTTTGGCTAACCGGCCCGACGTGTACCGCGGCGGTAGCCACGGCACCGAGGTGCTGGGCTGCCTGGCCGGCCGCCTGCCCGGGGGCCCCAGCGCGGCCCTGGCCACCGGGCCCGCCCTGGGCCTGGCCCCCGCCGCCGACTACCTGCTGGCCCGCACCGAGCGGGCCCTGCGCGAAACCCTGAGCGAGGAAGAAGCCTGGCTGGCCGCCGCCGAGTGGGCCGACCGCGAGGGCGCCGACATCATCAACTCCTCGCTGGCCTACACCGAGCAGCGCTACTTCCCCGAAGAAATGAACGGCCGCCGCAGCCTGGTGGGGCGCGCCGCCGCCCTGGCCGCCCGCAAGGGCATGCTGGTTGTCTGCGCTGCCGGCAACGATGGCGACACCGACTGGGTGCGCATTGGTACGCCGGCCGACGCCGACTCGGTGCTGGCCGTGGGCGGGCTAGACCCCGCCACGGGCCTGCACCTAGCCTTCAGCTCGGTAGGCCCCAGTGCCGACCGCCGCGTGAAGCCCGACGTGTCGGCCTTCGGCATCGTACTGAGTGCCACGCCCGGTGGCCGCTACGAGCGGCTGGAGGGCACCTCGTTTGCCGCACCGCTGGTAGCGGGCTTTGCGGCCTGCGCCTGGCAGCAGCGCCGGGGCCTCACGGCGGCCCAGCTCTACGGGCAACTGCGGGAGGCGGGCGGCCTTTACCCATATTTCGACTACGCCAGCGGCTACGGCCTACCCCGAGCGGCTTTTTTCCTGGAAAAAGGTCCCGTAAGCCCCGTGGGGCCTACCTTTGATTTTGTGCCCAACGATTCGCTGGTGGCCATAGTGCTGCGGCCCGCCGCGGCCACGCGCCCGGCCCAGGAGCTGCCCCTAGTGGCCGAGCTGCTCGACGCCCCGGGGCCCCCGCCGCCCGGCGAACCGGCCCCCGCCCCGGCGCCCGATTTCCCCCCTTACCTCTACTGGCACCTTGCCGACCGCCGCGGCGTGCTGCGCCGCTACGAAGTGCGCGCCGTAACGCAGCGCCTGGTGCTGCAAGTGCCGCGCCGGCTGCTGCGCGGCGGCGACGCGCTGCGGGTGGAATTCAAAGGCTACACGGCCACGTACTCGGAATGA
- the ligA gene encoding NAD-dependent DNA ligase LigA gives MSDAIQTRMQALTERLHYLNHQYYQRDTSEVSDQEFDQLLAELGAFEAAHPTLALPNSPTQRVGGTVTKQFATSVHRFPMLSLGNTYSEDDLREFDERVQKGLEGAPYRYVCELKFDGVAMSLAYQNGELHQGVTRGDGTRGDVVTANVRTIRTLPLHLRPAPGQPADFEVRGEVFLPLPVFAELNAEREQNGEALLANPRNAASGTLKLQDSAQVAARKLRFFAYSLLTPGRHFTAHSEALGALAAYGLPVSDTWRVCASLAEVLEFIHQWEKQRFTLPVATDGIVIKVDDLRQQDQLGLTAKSPRWAIAYKYPAEAARTQLREVQYNVGRTGAVTPVALLDPVPLAGTVVKRATLHNANQIAALDLRLGDTVLVEKGGEIIPKITGVVLAARPAGALPIVYPTVCPACGTPLVRPEGEAHFRCPNERGCPPQLKARLEHYVSRKALNIDGLGAETMGRLFDLGLVNTPADIYDLPARRAELVTLERLGEKSIDNLIAGIEASKQVPFPRVLFGLGIRYVGETVAQKLAQHYRDVDALTAATAEEMAAVPEVGGVIAVAAAAWLQEPQNRELLARLRQAGVQLALTGEAPVPASDRLAGLTFVLSGVFAEHSRDELQHIIVSNGGKITGSISKKLSYLVAGENMGPAKREKAIGFKVPIISEADLMALLPAAGEIEIETEAESPATGAQGELFG, from the coding sequence ATGTCCGACGCTATTCAGACCCGTATGCAGGCCCTTACCGAGCGCCTTCACTACCTCAACCACCAATATTACCAGCGTGATACATCCGAGGTGTCGGATCAGGAATTCGACCAGTTGCTGGCCGAGCTGGGCGCCTTCGAAGCCGCGCACCCCACGCTGGCGCTGCCCAACTCGCCCACCCAGCGCGTGGGCGGCACCGTCACGAAGCAGTTCGCCACTTCGGTGCACCGTTTCCCCATGCTCAGCCTGGGCAACACGTACTCGGAAGACGACCTGCGCGAGTTCGACGAACGGGTGCAGAAGGGTTTGGAAGGGGCTCCGTACCGCTACGTGTGCGAGCTGAAGTTCGATGGCGTAGCCATGAGCCTGGCCTACCAAAACGGCGAGCTGCACCAGGGCGTGACGCGCGGCGATGGCACCCGCGGCGACGTGGTGACGGCCAACGTGCGCACTATCCGCACGCTGCCGCTGCACCTGCGCCCGGCCCCCGGCCAGCCCGCCGACTTCGAGGTGCGCGGCGAAGTGTTCCTGCCACTACCCGTGTTTGCCGAGCTGAACGCTGAGCGCGAGCAGAACGGCGAGGCCCTGCTGGCCAACCCCCGCAACGCCGCCAGCGGCACCCTCAAGCTCCAAGATTCGGCCCAGGTAGCGGCCCGCAAGCTACGGTTCTTTGCCTACTCGCTGCTCACGCCGGGCCGCCACTTCACCGCGCACAGCGAGGCCTTGGGGGCCCTGGCTGCCTACGGCCTGCCGGTATCGGACACGTGGCGAGTCTGCGCGTCATTGGCTGAGGTGCTGGAGTTTATCCACCAGTGGGAGAAGCAACGCTTCACCCTGCCGGTGGCTACGGACGGCATCGTTATCAAGGTAGACGACCTGCGCCAGCAAGACCAATTGGGCCTCACGGCCAAAAGCCCACGCTGGGCCATTGCCTACAAGTACCCGGCCGAGGCGGCCCGCACCCAACTGCGTGAGGTGCAGTACAACGTGGGCCGCACCGGCGCCGTGACGCCCGTGGCCCTGCTGGACCCCGTGCCGCTGGCCGGTACCGTCGTCAAGCGAGCCACTTTGCACAATGCCAATCAGATAGCGGCCCTCGACCTGCGCCTCGGCGACACGGTGCTAGTGGAAAAGGGCGGCGAAATCATCCCCAAAATCACGGGCGTGGTGCTCGCCGCCCGGCCCGCCGGGGCCCTGCCCATCGTGTATCCCACCGTGTGCCCGGCCTGCGGCACGCCGCTGGTGCGGCCCGAGGGCGAGGCCCACTTCCGCTGCCCTAACGAGCGCGGCTGCCCGCCCCAGCTCAAGGCCCGGCTGGAGCACTACGTGAGCCGCAAAGCACTGAACATCGACGGGTTGGGGGCCGAAACAATGGGCCGCCTCTTCGACCTGGGCCTGGTGAACACGCCGGCCGACATCTACGACCTGCCCGCACGCCGCGCCGAGCTAGTGACGCTGGAGCGGCTGGGCGAGAAGTCCATCGACAACCTCATTGCCGGCATCGAGGCCAGCAAGCAGGTGCCGTTCCCGCGGGTGCTGTTCGGGCTGGGTATCCGCTACGTGGGTGAAACCGTGGCCCAAAAGCTCGCCCAGCACTACCGCGACGTCGATGCCCTAACCGCCGCCACGGCCGAAGAAATGGCCGCTGTGCCCGAGGTGGGCGGCGTAATTGCTGTGGCCGCCGCCGCCTGGCTGCAAGAGCCCCAAAACCGCGAACTGCTCGCGCGCCTGCGCCAAGCCGGCGTGCAGCTGGCCCTCACCGGCGAGGCCCCCGTGCCGGCCTCCGACCGGCTGGCGGGTCTCACATTCGTACTCTCGGGCGTATTCGCCGAGCACAGCCGCGACGAGCTGCAACATATCATCGTCTCGAACGGCGGTAAAATTACCGGCTCCATCTCCAAGAAGCTCAGCTACTTGGTGGCAGGCGAAAATATGGGCCCCGCCAAGCGCGAAAAAGCCATCGGCTTCAAAGTACCCATCATCTCCGAAGCCGACCTGATGGCCCTGCTGCCCGCCGCTGGCGAAATTGAGATTGAAACGGAAGCCGAGTCGCCGGCAACAGGGGCCCAGGGCGAACTGTTTGGGTAA